The following proteins are encoded in a genomic region of Periophthalmus magnuspinnatus isolate fPerMag1 chromosome 10, fPerMag1.2.pri, whole genome shotgun sequence:
- the LOC117377461 gene encoding protocadherin gamma-C5-like isoform X5 — translation MGSQHRKRRGGQGPLFSLCFYLACLCSASAQLSYSVSEELSPGSIVGNIAKDLDLTAQRIVQRNLRVVPDSPTQYFEVNQATGDLVIKQQIDREQLCELSPACSLTLQMLLENPLEMLRVVVEILDVNDNAPHFTTTNISLDISEAASPGTRFRLESAHDPDVGTNSLRTYHLAANDLFILNVETKSDGSKFPELVVDKPLDRETQASFRLLLTAVDGGQPEKSGSTLLLIKILDVNDNAPVFDEPVKKVTLLENVAPGTLVTKLNATDSDSGSNGEVSFLFSKYTPPRVLEHFTVDAKNGEIRVKRDVDYEKATSYHITIQARDGGSPAMEGSCNVIVDIIDVNDNAPEVTLTSPISPIREDAAPDTVIALLSARDLDSGPNGKVTLTVQQGLPFKLSATFGTHYRLTTARALDRETVPEYTVVIKATDAGSPPLTSQTTFVVKLTDVNDNAPTFSQSSYSVDIPENNAPSAPITIVTATDPDLGENAKVSYSILPSMIQGSPISSYVYINPESGHIFSMRSLDHEQLNAFRIEVQAQDAGVPPRTANVTVHVFVVDVNDNAPMLVHPSYPKDKGLQLSVPPSAGPGHLITKLVAVDADSGHNAWLFYSIAPGPHVGMFRIAAHSGELRIAHKWAEEEAGLSYHITVVIQDNGDPPKSTSVNITVTVDEKSLVNDAPVVPRHKPFYHHSGMPNITLYLIISLACVSGVSFITFVVLMVRCLRHRSPGLGGSDCCCFEQRSSRYHQRPSKDLHLQLNTDGPIRYMEVVGGPQEPHTRTYRPCYSTLSSRSDFVFMKTPMLSHNNTLNMTLSRQHLMNSVSEQKPPQNDWRFTQGQRPGPSGATGGPEVAMGTGPWPQPPTEAEQLQALMAAANAVNEATATLGPGTMGLSTRYSPQFTLQHVPDYRQNVYIPGSTATLTSNPQQQQATAQQATQQALPPPQVSAQPEPPKAAQTPASKKKSTKKEKK, via the exons ATGGGCTCACAGCACAGGAAGCGCCGCGGAGGACAGGGGCCGCTATTCAGCCTTTGCTTCTATCTGGCCTGCCTCTGCTCCGCGTCCGCTCAGCTCAGCTATTCCGTGTCGGAGGAACTAAGCCCGGGCTCCATCGTTGGGAATATCGCGAAAGATTTGGATCTTACAGCACAGCGGATTGTTCAGAGAAATTTACGTGTTGTTCCGGACTCTCCTACCCAGTATTTTGAGGTAAATCAAGCAACTGGCGACTTGGTGATAAAGCAACAAATTGACAGGGAACAACTTTGCGAGTTAAGTCCAGCTTGCTCACTGACTCTTCAGATGCTTTTGGAAAATCCTTTGGAAATGCTGCGTGTGGTGGTGGAAATCCTGGACGTGAACGACAACGCACCGCACTTTACAACCACAAATATTTCTTTGGACATATCAGAGGCGGCTTCACCGGGTACAAGGTTTCGATTGGAGAGCGCACACGACCCAGACGTGGGTACAAATTCTTTACGCACGTATCACCTTGCAGCCAatgacttatttattttaaatgtagaaacTAAAAGTGACGGTAGCAAATTCCCAGAGTTGGTGGTGGACAAACCTCTGGACAGAGAGACTCAGGCCTCGTTCCGCTTGTTACTCACAGCTGTGGATGGGGGTCAGCCGGAAAAATCCGGCTCCACGCTATTACTCATTAAAATCTTGGATGTAAATGACAATGCGCCCGTTTTTGACGAGCCAGTCAAGAAAGTGACACTGTTGGAGAATGTGGCACCAGGCACTTTAGTAACTAAATTAAATGCCACAGACTCAGATTCAGGCAGTAATGGAGAGGTATCATTTCTGTTCAGCAAATACACGCCCCCACGTGTCCTCGAACATTTTACTGTAGATGCCAAAAACGGGGAAATCCGTGTGAAGCGCGATGTGGATTATGAGAAAGCCACCTCTTATCACATTACAATTCAGGCAAGAGATGGAGGCTCACCTGCCATGGAGGGCTCGTGTAACGTCATAGTGGATATCATTGATGTCAATGATAACGCGCCTGAGGTCACACTGACATCCCCCATCAGCCCAATCAGAGAAGACGCAGCCCCAGACACCGTCATAGCTCTTCTAAGCGCTAGAGACCTAGACTCTGGTCCCAATGGAAAGGTCACTTTGACTGTACAGCAAGGTTTGCCTTTCAAACTTTCTGCAACTTTTGGGACTCACTACAGGTTGACCACAGCCAGGGCCCTGGACCGAGAGACTGTACCTGAGTATACAGTAGTCATTAAGGCTACTGATGCAGGATCACCACCACTGACATCACAAACTACCTTTGTGGTCAAGTTAACTGATGTCAATGACAATGCCCCTACCTTCTCTCAGAGCTCATACTCTGTGGACATTCCTGAAAACAATGCCCCTAGTGCCCCCATTACCATTGTAACAGCCACGGACCCAGACCTAGGAGAAAATGCCAAAGTCTCCTACTCTATCCTCCCTTCCATGATTCAGGGCTCACCCATCTCGTCTTATGTCTATATTAACCCAGAAAGTGGGCATATCTTTAGCATGCGCTCTTTAGATCACGAACAACTCAATGCTTTCCGTATTGAGGTTCAAGCGCAGGACGCTGGGGTGCCCCCAAGGACAGCTAATGTCACGGTGCATGTATTTGTAGTAGATGTCAACGACAATGCCCCCATGCTGGTGCACCCCTCCTATCCAAAAGACAAAGGCCTGCAGCTCTCTGTGCCCCCCTCTGCGGGTCCTGGGCACCTTATAACCAAACTGGTAGCTGTAGATGCTGACAGTGGCCATAATGCATGGTTGTTCTACTCCATTGCACCTGGACCACATGTGGGCATGTTTCGTATAGCAGCCCATAGTGGTGAACTTCGCATTGCCCATAAATGGGCTGAAGAGGAGGCGGGACTATCTTACCACATTACAGTCGTCATCCAGGACAATGGTGACCCGCCCAAATCTACATCTGTCAACATCACTGTAACTGTTGATGAGAAGAGCCTAGTCAATGATGCTCCAGTGGTTCCCCGCCACAAACCCTTCTACCACCACTCTGGGATGCCAAACATCACTTTGTACCTCATCATATCTCTggcctgtgtgtctggagtTTCTTTCATCACATTTGTGGTGCTGATGGTGCGCTGCCTCCGGCACCGGAGCCCAGGACTGGGTGGTTCTGACTGCTGCTGCTTCGAGCAGAGATCTAGCCGCTATCATCAGAGACCTAGCAAAGACCTTCACTTACAGCTTAATACAGATGGACCTATACGATATATGGAGGTGGTGGGTGGCCCCCAGGAGCCTCACACACGCACTTACAGGCCCTGCTACTCCACCTTATCAAGCAGAAGTGACTTTGTATTCATGAAGACACCCATGCTGAGTCACAACAACACACTCAACATGACACTCAGCAGGCAGCACCTTATGAACTCTGTGAGTGAG CAAAAACCTCCCCAAAACGACTGGCGCttcacacagggacaaagaccagGACCTAGTGG GGCCACTGGAGGACCAGAGGTTGCCATGGGAACAGGGCCCTGGCCTCAACCCCCGACCGAAGCGGaacagctccaggctctgatgGCAGCGGCTAATG CAGTGAATGAGGCCACCGCCACTTTGGGCCCCGGTACCATGGGATTGAGCACCCGCTACAGCCCCCAGTTCACCCTCCAGCACGTGCCCGATTACCGGCAGAACGTGTACATCCCGGGCAGCACTGCCACGCTCACCTCCaacccacagcagcagcaggccaCTGCCCAACAGGCCACCCAGCAAGCTCTACCCCCTCCCCAGGTCTCAGCCCAGCCTGAGCCCCCCAAGGCTGCCCAGACCCCCGCCTCCAAGAAGAAGTCCACTAAAAAGGAAAAGAAGTAG
- the LOC117377461 gene encoding protocadherin gamma-C5-like isoform X2 encodes MGSQHRKRRGGQGPLFSLCFYLACLCSASAQLSYSVSEELSPGSIVGNIAKDLDLTAQRIVQRNLRVVPDSPTQYFEVNQATGDLVIKQQIDREQLCELSPACSLTLQMLLENPLEMLRVVVEILDVNDNAPHFTTTNISLDISEAASPGTRFRLESAHDPDVGTNSLRTYHLAANDLFILNVETKSDGSKFPELVVDKPLDRETQASFRLLLTAVDGGQPEKSGSTLLLIKILDVNDNAPVFDEPVKKVTLLENVAPGTLVTKLNATDSDSGSNGEVSFLFSKYTPPRVLEHFTVDAKNGEIRVKRDVDYEKATSYHITIQARDGGSPAMEGSCNVIVDIIDVNDNAPEVTLTSPISPIREDAAPDTVIALLSARDLDSGPNGKVTLTVQQGLPFKLSATFGTHYRLTTARALDRETVPEYTVVIKATDAGSPPLTSQTTFVVKLTDVNDNAPTFSQSSYSVDIPENNAPSAPITIVTATDPDLGENAKVSYSILPSMIQGSPISSYVYINPESGHIFSMRSLDHEQLNAFRIEVQAQDAGVPPRTANVTVHVFVVDVNDNAPMLVHPSYPKDKGLQLSVPPSAGPGHLITKLVAVDADSGHNAWLFYSIAPGPHVGMFRIAAHSGELRIAHKWAEEEAGLSYHITVVIQDNGDPPKSTSVNITVTVDEKSLVNDAPVVPRHKPFYHHSGMPNITLYLIISLACVSGVSFITFVVLMVRCLRHRSPGLGGSDCCCFEQRSSRYHQRPSKDLHLQLNTDGPIRYMEVVGGPQEPHTRTYRPCYSTLSSRSDFVFMKTPMLSHNNTLNMTLSRQHLMNSQKPPQNDWRFTQGQRPGPSGPHMPYGTQIRWTPKSGTRATGGPEVAMGTGPWPQPPTEAEQLQALMAAANAVNEATATLGPGTMGLSTRYSPQFTLQHVPDYRQNVYIPGSTATLTSNPQQQQATAQQATQQALPPPQVSAQPEPPKAAQTPASKKKSTKKEKK; translated from the exons ATGGGCTCACAGCACAGGAAGCGCCGCGGAGGACAGGGGCCGCTATTCAGCCTTTGCTTCTATCTGGCCTGCCTCTGCTCCGCGTCCGCTCAGCTCAGCTATTCCGTGTCGGAGGAACTAAGCCCGGGCTCCATCGTTGGGAATATCGCGAAAGATTTGGATCTTACAGCACAGCGGATTGTTCAGAGAAATTTACGTGTTGTTCCGGACTCTCCTACCCAGTATTTTGAGGTAAATCAAGCAACTGGCGACTTGGTGATAAAGCAACAAATTGACAGGGAACAACTTTGCGAGTTAAGTCCAGCTTGCTCACTGACTCTTCAGATGCTTTTGGAAAATCCTTTGGAAATGCTGCGTGTGGTGGTGGAAATCCTGGACGTGAACGACAACGCACCGCACTTTACAACCACAAATATTTCTTTGGACATATCAGAGGCGGCTTCACCGGGTACAAGGTTTCGATTGGAGAGCGCACACGACCCAGACGTGGGTACAAATTCTTTACGCACGTATCACCTTGCAGCCAatgacttatttattttaaatgtagaaacTAAAAGTGACGGTAGCAAATTCCCAGAGTTGGTGGTGGACAAACCTCTGGACAGAGAGACTCAGGCCTCGTTCCGCTTGTTACTCACAGCTGTGGATGGGGGTCAGCCGGAAAAATCCGGCTCCACGCTATTACTCATTAAAATCTTGGATGTAAATGACAATGCGCCCGTTTTTGACGAGCCAGTCAAGAAAGTGACACTGTTGGAGAATGTGGCACCAGGCACTTTAGTAACTAAATTAAATGCCACAGACTCAGATTCAGGCAGTAATGGAGAGGTATCATTTCTGTTCAGCAAATACACGCCCCCACGTGTCCTCGAACATTTTACTGTAGATGCCAAAAACGGGGAAATCCGTGTGAAGCGCGATGTGGATTATGAGAAAGCCACCTCTTATCACATTACAATTCAGGCAAGAGATGGAGGCTCACCTGCCATGGAGGGCTCGTGTAACGTCATAGTGGATATCATTGATGTCAATGATAACGCGCCTGAGGTCACACTGACATCCCCCATCAGCCCAATCAGAGAAGACGCAGCCCCAGACACCGTCATAGCTCTTCTAAGCGCTAGAGACCTAGACTCTGGTCCCAATGGAAAGGTCACTTTGACTGTACAGCAAGGTTTGCCTTTCAAACTTTCTGCAACTTTTGGGACTCACTACAGGTTGACCACAGCCAGGGCCCTGGACCGAGAGACTGTACCTGAGTATACAGTAGTCATTAAGGCTACTGATGCAGGATCACCACCACTGACATCACAAACTACCTTTGTGGTCAAGTTAACTGATGTCAATGACAATGCCCCTACCTTCTCTCAGAGCTCATACTCTGTGGACATTCCTGAAAACAATGCCCCTAGTGCCCCCATTACCATTGTAACAGCCACGGACCCAGACCTAGGAGAAAATGCCAAAGTCTCCTACTCTATCCTCCCTTCCATGATTCAGGGCTCACCCATCTCGTCTTATGTCTATATTAACCCAGAAAGTGGGCATATCTTTAGCATGCGCTCTTTAGATCACGAACAACTCAATGCTTTCCGTATTGAGGTTCAAGCGCAGGACGCTGGGGTGCCCCCAAGGACAGCTAATGTCACGGTGCATGTATTTGTAGTAGATGTCAACGACAATGCCCCCATGCTGGTGCACCCCTCCTATCCAAAAGACAAAGGCCTGCAGCTCTCTGTGCCCCCCTCTGCGGGTCCTGGGCACCTTATAACCAAACTGGTAGCTGTAGATGCTGACAGTGGCCATAATGCATGGTTGTTCTACTCCATTGCACCTGGACCACATGTGGGCATGTTTCGTATAGCAGCCCATAGTGGTGAACTTCGCATTGCCCATAAATGGGCTGAAGAGGAGGCGGGACTATCTTACCACATTACAGTCGTCATCCAGGACAATGGTGACCCGCCCAAATCTACATCTGTCAACATCACTGTAACTGTTGATGAGAAGAGCCTAGTCAATGATGCTCCAGTGGTTCCCCGCCACAAACCCTTCTACCACCACTCTGGGATGCCAAACATCACTTTGTACCTCATCATATCTCTggcctgtgtgtctggagtTTCTTTCATCACATTTGTGGTGCTGATGGTGCGCTGCCTCCGGCACCGGAGCCCAGGACTGGGTGGTTCTGACTGCTGCTGCTTCGAGCAGAGATCTAGCCGCTATCATCAGAGACCTAGCAAAGACCTTCACTTACAGCTTAATACAGATGGACCTATACGATATATGGAGGTGGTGGGTGGCCCCCAGGAGCCTCACACACGCACTTACAGGCCCTGCTACTCCACCTTATCAAGCAGAAGTGACTTTGTATTCATGAAGACACCCATGCTGAGTCACAACAACACACTCAACATGACACTCAGCAGGCAGCACCTTATGAACTCT CAAAAACCTCCCCAAAACGACTGGCGCttcacacagggacaaagaccagGACCTAGTGG tccCCACATGCCATACGGTACACAAATTCGATGGACGCCGAAGAGTGGGACAAG GGCCACTGGAGGACCAGAGGTTGCCATGGGAACAGGGCCCTGGCCTCAACCCCCGACCGAAGCGGaacagctccaggctctgatgGCAGCGGCTAATG CAGTGAATGAGGCCACCGCCACTTTGGGCCCCGGTACCATGGGATTGAGCACCCGCTACAGCCCCCAGTTCACCCTCCAGCACGTGCCCGATTACCGGCAGAACGTGTACATCCCGGGCAGCACTGCCACGCTCACCTCCaacccacagcagcagcaggccaCTGCCCAACAGGCCACCCAGCAAGCTCTACCCCCTCCCCAGGTCTCAGCCCAGCCTGAGCCCCCCAAGGCTGCCCAGACCCCCGCCTCCAAGAAGAAGTCCACTAAAAAGGAAAAGAAGTAG
- the LOC117377461 gene encoding protocadherin gamma-C5-like isoform X1 — translation MGSQHRKRRGGQGPLFSLCFYLACLCSASAQLSYSVSEELSPGSIVGNIAKDLDLTAQRIVQRNLRVVPDSPTQYFEVNQATGDLVIKQQIDREQLCELSPACSLTLQMLLENPLEMLRVVVEILDVNDNAPHFTTTNISLDISEAASPGTRFRLESAHDPDVGTNSLRTYHLAANDLFILNVETKSDGSKFPELVVDKPLDRETQASFRLLLTAVDGGQPEKSGSTLLLIKILDVNDNAPVFDEPVKKVTLLENVAPGTLVTKLNATDSDSGSNGEVSFLFSKYTPPRVLEHFTVDAKNGEIRVKRDVDYEKATSYHITIQARDGGSPAMEGSCNVIVDIIDVNDNAPEVTLTSPISPIREDAAPDTVIALLSARDLDSGPNGKVTLTVQQGLPFKLSATFGTHYRLTTARALDRETVPEYTVVIKATDAGSPPLTSQTTFVVKLTDVNDNAPTFSQSSYSVDIPENNAPSAPITIVTATDPDLGENAKVSYSILPSMIQGSPISSYVYINPESGHIFSMRSLDHEQLNAFRIEVQAQDAGVPPRTANVTVHVFVVDVNDNAPMLVHPSYPKDKGLQLSVPPSAGPGHLITKLVAVDADSGHNAWLFYSIAPGPHVGMFRIAAHSGELRIAHKWAEEEAGLSYHITVVIQDNGDPPKSTSVNITVTVDEKSLVNDAPVVPRHKPFYHHSGMPNITLYLIISLACVSGVSFITFVVLMVRCLRHRSPGLGGSDCCCFEQRSSRYHQRPSKDLHLQLNTDGPIRYMEVVGGPQEPHTRTYRPCYSTLSSRSDFVFMKTPMLSHNNTLNMTLSRQHLMNSVSEQKPPQNDWRFTQGQRPGPSGPHMPYGTQIRWTPKSGTRATGGPEVAMGTGPWPQPPTEAEQLQALMAAANAVNEATATLGPGTMGLSTRYSPQFTLQHVPDYRQNVYIPGSTATLTSNPQQQQATAQQATQQALPPPQVSAQPEPPKAAQTPASKKKSTKKEKK, via the exons ATGGGCTCACAGCACAGGAAGCGCCGCGGAGGACAGGGGCCGCTATTCAGCCTTTGCTTCTATCTGGCCTGCCTCTGCTCCGCGTCCGCTCAGCTCAGCTATTCCGTGTCGGAGGAACTAAGCCCGGGCTCCATCGTTGGGAATATCGCGAAAGATTTGGATCTTACAGCACAGCGGATTGTTCAGAGAAATTTACGTGTTGTTCCGGACTCTCCTACCCAGTATTTTGAGGTAAATCAAGCAACTGGCGACTTGGTGATAAAGCAACAAATTGACAGGGAACAACTTTGCGAGTTAAGTCCAGCTTGCTCACTGACTCTTCAGATGCTTTTGGAAAATCCTTTGGAAATGCTGCGTGTGGTGGTGGAAATCCTGGACGTGAACGACAACGCACCGCACTTTACAACCACAAATATTTCTTTGGACATATCAGAGGCGGCTTCACCGGGTACAAGGTTTCGATTGGAGAGCGCACACGACCCAGACGTGGGTACAAATTCTTTACGCACGTATCACCTTGCAGCCAatgacttatttattttaaatgtagaaacTAAAAGTGACGGTAGCAAATTCCCAGAGTTGGTGGTGGACAAACCTCTGGACAGAGAGACTCAGGCCTCGTTCCGCTTGTTACTCACAGCTGTGGATGGGGGTCAGCCGGAAAAATCCGGCTCCACGCTATTACTCATTAAAATCTTGGATGTAAATGACAATGCGCCCGTTTTTGACGAGCCAGTCAAGAAAGTGACACTGTTGGAGAATGTGGCACCAGGCACTTTAGTAACTAAATTAAATGCCACAGACTCAGATTCAGGCAGTAATGGAGAGGTATCATTTCTGTTCAGCAAATACACGCCCCCACGTGTCCTCGAACATTTTACTGTAGATGCCAAAAACGGGGAAATCCGTGTGAAGCGCGATGTGGATTATGAGAAAGCCACCTCTTATCACATTACAATTCAGGCAAGAGATGGAGGCTCACCTGCCATGGAGGGCTCGTGTAACGTCATAGTGGATATCATTGATGTCAATGATAACGCGCCTGAGGTCACACTGACATCCCCCATCAGCCCAATCAGAGAAGACGCAGCCCCAGACACCGTCATAGCTCTTCTAAGCGCTAGAGACCTAGACTCTGGTCCCAATGGAAAGGTCACTTTGACTGTACAGCAAGGTTTGCCTTTCAAACTTTCTGCAACTTTTGGGACTCACTACAGGTTGACCACAGCCAGGGCCCTGGACCGAGAGACTGTACCTGAGTATACAGTAGTCATTAAGGCTACTGATGCAGGATCACCACCACTGACATCACAAACTACCTTTGTGGTCAAGTTAACTGATGTCAATGACAATGCCCCTACCTTCTCTCAGAGCTCATACTCTGTGGACATTCCTGAAAACAATGCCCCTAGTGCCCCCATTACCATTGTAACAGCCACGGACCCAGACCTAGGAGAAAATGCCAAAGTCTCCTACTCTATCCTCCCTTCCATGATTCAGGGCTCACCCATCTCGTCTTATGTCTATATTAACCCAGAAAGTGGGCATATCTTTAGCATGCGCTCTTTAGATCACGAACAACTCAATGCTTTCCGTATTGAGGTTCAAGCGCAGGACGCTGGGGTGCCCCCAAGGACAGCTAATGTCACGGTGCATGTATTTGTAGTAGATGTCAACGACAATGCCCCCATGCTGGTGCACCCCTCCTATCCAAAAGACAAAGGCCTGCAGCTCTCTGTGCCCCCCTCTGCGGGTCCTGGGCACCTTATAACCAAACTGGTAGCTGTAGATGCTGACAGTGGCCATAATGCATGGTTGTTCTACTCCATTGCACCTGGACCACATGTGGGCATGTTTCGTATAGCAGCCCATAGTGGTGAACTTCGCATTGCCCATAAATGGGCTGAAGAGGAGGCGGGACTATCTTACCACATTACAGTCGTCATCCAGGACAATGGTGACCCGCCCAAATCTACATCTGTCAACATCACTGTAACTGTTGATGAGAAGAGCCTAGTCAATGATGCTCCAGTGGTTCCCCGCCACAAACCCTTCTACCACCACTCTGGGATGCCAAACATCACTTTGTACCTCATCATATCTCTggcctgtgtgtctggagtTTCTTTCATCACATTTGTGGTGCTGATGGTGCGCTGCCTCCGGCACCGGAGCCCAGGACTGGGTGGTTCTGACTGCTGCTGCTTCGAGCAGAGATCTAGCCGCTATCATCAGAGACCTAGCAAAGACCTTCACTTACAGCTTAATACAGATGGACCTATACGATATATGGAGGTGGTGGGTGGCCCCCAGGAGCCTCACACACGCACTTACAGGCCCTGCTACTCCACCTTATCAAGCAGAAGTGACTTTGTATTCATGAAGACACCCATGCTGAGTCACAACAACACACTCAACATGACACTCAGCAGGCAGCACCTTATGAACTCTGTGAGTGAG CAAAAACCTCCCCAAAACGACTGGCGCttcacacagggacaaagaccagGACCTAGTGG tccCCACATGCCATACGGTACACAAATTCGATGGACGCCGAAGAGTGGGACAAG GGCCACTGGAGGACCAGAGGTTGCCATGGGAACAGGGCCCTGGCCTCAACCCCCGACCGAAGCGGaacagctccaggctctgatgGCAGCGGCTAATG CAGTGAATGAGGCCACCGCCACTTTGGGCCCCGGTACCATGGGATTGAGCACCCGCTACAGCCCCCAGTTCACCCTCCAGCACGTGCCCGATTACCGGCAGAACGTGTACATCCCGGGCAGCACTGCCACGCTCACCTCCaacccacagcagcagcaggccaCTGCCCAACAGGCCACCCAGCAAGCTCTACCCCCTCCCCAGGTCTCAGCCCAGCCTGAGCCCCCCAAGGCTGCCCAGACCCCCGCCTCCAAGAAGAAGTCCACTAAAAAGGAAAAGAAGTAG